A genomic stretch from Lathyrus oleraceus cultivar Zhongwan6 chromosome 2, CAAS_Psat_ZW6_1.0, whole genome shotgun sequence includes:
- the LOC127118888 gene encoding flavonol synthase/flavanone 3-hydroxylase has protein sequence MEVLRVQTIAHQSKDSTIPSMFVRAETEQPGITTVQGVKLSVPIIDFSNPDKEKLQNEITEASKEWGMFQIVNHEIPNDVIKKLQSVGKEFFELPQEEKEVYAKPVIGSNSSEGYGSKHQKELSGKKGWVDHFFHIIWPPSNVDYRFWPNNPPSYREVNEEYGKYIRVVTEKLFKNMLTGLGFEENELKLAAGEEEMIHLLKINYYPPCPCPDLVLGVPPHTDMCYITILVPNEVEGLQASRDGQWYDVKYIPNALIIHVGDQMEILSNGKYKAVLHRTTVNKDETRMSWPVFIEPQGEHEVGPHPKFVNQDNPSKYKTKKYKDYAYCKLNKIPQ, from the exons ATGGAGGTACTAAGAGTACAAACAATAGCTCATCAATCGAAAGACTCAACAATTCCCTCCATGTTCGTTAGAGCAGAAACAGAACAACCGGGAATCACAACAGTTCAAGGAGTGAAACTGAGTGTACCCATAATCGATTTCAGCAATCCAGACAAAGAAAAGCTACAAAACGAGATAACGGAAGCGAGTAAAGAATGGGGAATGTTTCAAATCGTGAACCATGAGATTCCAAATGATGTTATAAAAAAGTTACAAAGTGTTGGCAAAGAGTTCTTTGAGTTACCACAAGAAGAAAAAGAGGTTTATGCTAAACCTGTGATTGGGTCAAATTCTTCAGAAGGGTATGGATCAAAGCATCAGAAAGAGTTGAGTGGGAAGAAAGGTTGGGTGGATCATTTTTTTCATATTATATGGCCACCTTCCAACGTTGATTATCGTTTTTGGCCTAATAACCCTCCTTCTTACAG GGAGGTAAATGAGGAATATGGCAAGTACATACGTGTAGTGACAGAAAAACTGTTTAAAAACATGTTAACCGGACTTGGGTTTGAAGAAAATGAACTAAAGTTAGCTGCAGGTGAAGAAGAGATGATTCACCTATTGAAAATAAACTACTACCCACCTTGTCCATGTCCTGATCTTGTCTTAGGTGTCCCACCACACACAGATATGTGTTACATCACCATTCTTGTTCCTAACGAGGTGGAGGGACTTCAAGCCTCTAGAGATGGTCAATGGTACGATGTTAAGTATATCCCTAACGCTCTCATCATTCACGTTGGCGACCAAATGGAG ATACTAAGCAATGGGAAATATAAGGCTGTGTTGCACAGAACAACAGTGAACAAAGATGAGACAAGAATGTCTTGGCCAGTGTTCATCGAGCCTCAAGGAGAGCATGAAGTTGGTCCTCACCCAAAGTTTGTTAACCAAGACAATCCATCCAAGTACAAGACCAAGAAATATAAGGATTATGCTTATTGTAAGCTTAATAAGATTCCCCAGTAA